The following proteins are co-located in the Heliorestis convoluta genome:
- a CDS encoding carboxypeptidase regulatory-like domain-containing protein has translation MRYFTGKKSFREKVRNIFVTAALATIVATAGYGPSAATEAWAHGTRLEYEADITIHVRAAYDTQEPMDGGHFFVFKPGASEPWLEGQCDDDGRFSFTPDRDVAGTYVVQVQHTGHGATIDIPVGDSMPLKGVQQDVSSLQKAVMIGSVLWGFVGTALYFSRRKDPLPQGGKKDAHS, from the coding sequence ATGCGCTACTTTACAGGTAAGAAGTCTTTTCGTGAAAAGGTACGAAACATATTTGTCACTGCTGCTTTGGCTACGATTGTAGCTACGGCTGGCTATGGCCCTAGCGCTGCTACAGAAGCGTGGGCCCATGGAACGCGCTTGGAATATGAAGCTGATATTACCATTCATGTCCGAGCTGCTTATGATACGCAAGAACCGATGGATGGTGGACACTTCTTCGTCTTTAAGCCTGGCGCGTCAGAGCCCTGGTTAGAAGGACAATGTGATGACGACGGACGCTTTTCTTTTACACCTGATCGTGATGTTGCAGGGACTTATGTGGTGCAAGTACAACATACCGGCCACGGTGCTACCATCGACATTCCTGTCGGCGACAGTATGCCTTTAAAAGGGGTTCAGCAAGATGTATCGTCGTTGCAAAAAGCTGTTATGATCGGTTCTGTTCTCTGGGGCTTTGTTGGTACGGCTCTTTATTTCTCACGGCGTAAAGATCCTTTGCCACAAGGAGGAAAGAAAGATGCACATTCCTGA
- a CDS encoding GntR family transcriptional regulator, with protein sequence MIDKNSKSPIYYQIEEWVKAQIENNTFKIDKLIPSEREFIERLGVSRHTVRQAIGNLVNQGYLYRIPGKGTFVKDRNLIIKENRYTSFSEDMAYIGKNLVNEVLSLEYQEASKSIANRLTIDEKNPVIKVRRIRKVDQLPLAYEMVFISQKIVPELPEEKARTSLLQFYEQEKDLKIGYASETVEAVLVTEKTAELLGLPLFSPLLLVRTKLFLDNGQQVHYMKSYFRGNKYKFSLKLHR encoded by the coding sequence ATGATCGATAAAAACTCAAAAAGTCCAATCTACTATCAGATTGAAGAATGGGTCAAAGCACAAATAGAAAACAATACTTTCAAAATTGATAAATTGATCCCATCAGAACGAGAGTTCATTGAACGCCTCGGTGTCAGTAGGCACACGGTGCGTCAAGCGATAGGCAATCTTGTCAACCAAGGTTATCTCTATCGGATTCCCGGTAAAGGCACCTTCGTTAAAGATAGGAACTTAATTATCAAAGAGAATCGATACACAAGTTTTTCTGAAGATATGGCTTATATAGGAAAGAATTTAGTGAATGAGGTACTCTCCCTAGAGTATCAAGAAGCCTCTAAAAGCATTGCCAATCGGCTGACGATCGATGAAAAGAATCCTGTAATCAAGGTGCGAAGAATAAGAAAAGTTGATCAATTGCCCTTAGCTTATGAAATGGTCTTTATATCGCAAAAAATTGTTCCTGAGCTACCGGAAGAAAAGGCAAGAACATCGTTGCTTCAATTTTATGAACAAGAAAAAGACTTAAAAATCGGTTATGCCAGCGAAACAGTAGAAGCTGTTTTAGTCACAGAAAAAACAGCAGAACTCTTGGGTCTACCCCTGTTTTCCCCTCTATTATTAGTGAGAACCAAATTGTTTCTTGATAATGGACAGCAAGTACATTACATGAAAAGTTATTTTAGAGGTAATAAGTATAAGTTTTCTCTGAAACTACATCGATGA
- a CDS encoding energy-coupling factor ABC transporter ATP-binding protein gives MEAALIIKNLSFRYEEERSILHDLHLTLAAGERVGLIGPNGAGKTTLFLLLGAILKPTKGSVSLFDKAVLPGAFYPELGMVFQNTNDQLFCPSVREDIAFGPMNMGLSEKEVARRVEEASALTGIEGLLDRAPHHLSGGEKRMAAIAGIIAMGSRLLLLDEPSANLDMRYRRRLINLLQQRDCAMLLASHDLEMVLELCDRVLLLAEGAFQAEGAPREVLSEHSLLEKYGLEVPYSLRSCLNREHCPRDKAIR, from the coding sequence ATGGAAGCCGCGCTGATAATAAAAAATCTCTCTTTTCGCTATGAAGAAGAGAGATCTATATTGCATGATTTACATCTAACCCTTGCTGCAGGGGAGCGAGTCGGTTTAATCGGACCCAACGGTGCTGGTAAAACGACTCTTTTTTTACTTTTAGGTGCGATTCTCAAGCCAACGAAAGGTTCTGTCTCTCTTTTTGACAAAGCCGTTCTTCCTGGTGCTTTTTATCCTGAACTCGGCATGGTCTTTCAAAACACAAATGATCAGCTCTTTTGTCCTTCTGTTCGAGAAGATATTGCCTTTGGCCCGATGAATATGGGGCTTTCAGAGAAAGAAGTGGCTCGACGAGTCGAAGAAGCAAGTGCCTTAACAGGGATTGAAGGACTGCTGGATAGAGCGCCTCACCATCTTTCAGGCGGGGAAAAACGCATGGCTGCCATTGCTGGGATTATAGCCATGGGTTCTCGCCTTCTTTTATTAGATGAGCCTTCGGCAAATCTTGATATGCGCTATCGCCGACGTTTGATCAATCTGTTACAACAGCGTGATTGTGCGATGCTTCTAGCTTCTCACGATCTCGAAATGGTGCTTGAACTTTGCGATCGCGTTCTTCTACTTGCCGAGGGTGCCTTCCAAGCCGAGGGTGCTCCTCGAGAAGTATTGTCTGAGCACTCTCTGCTTGAGAAATATGGTCTGGAAGTGCCTTATTCGCTTCGTTCTTGCTTGAATCGTGAGCACTGTCCCAGAGACAAAGCAATCCGATAA
- the cbiQ gene encoding cobalt ECF transporter T component CbiQ → MGLKLDPYVAGHRWLHRWDPRYKFLGFMVLIFAFALVQNVLVLPAMLLVTVFLFFSSSLPFQLWLSRIKVPAFFLLALALLLPFFAGEKILWQAGPFALRLEGLVAFLLIAGKLTSILTLVLVLFGTTPMLMILKAMRHLGLPELMADMVHFTYRYLFQLQEDYERQSTAARLRGYRSDSIASITTTSYLLGSLLVRSYDQAERVYKAMRLRGYGQHAFYIHPFQSQPKDLWLFAATTMIALAFAFLGYP, encoded by the coding sequence GTGGGCCTAAAGCTTGATCCCTACGTTGCTGGGCATCGGTGGCTACACCGTTGGGATCCCCGCTACAAGTTTCTAGGTTTTATGGTGTTGATTTTTGCCTTTGCTCTCGTTCAAAATGTTCTCGTTCTGCCAGCTATGTTGCTTGTAACGGTCTTTTTGTTTTTCTCTTCTTCTCTGCCTTTTCAACTTTGGCTCTCTCGAATTAAAGTGCCTGCTTTTTTTCTTTTGGCTTTAGCGTTGCTATTGCCTTTTTTTGCAGGGGAAAAAATTCTTTGGCAAGCCGGTCCTTTTGCCCTTCGCCTAGAAGGATTGGTTGCCTTTTTGCTTATTGCTGGGAAGCTCACTTCGATCCTCACACTGGTCTTGGTGCTTTTTGGAACTACACCGATGTTGATGATTTTAAAAGCAATGCGCCATCTAGGCCTTCCTGAGTTAATGGCTGATATGGTTCACTTTACATACCGCTATTTGTTTCAGTTGCAAGAGGATTATGAACGTCAATCGACGGCAGCAAGATTGCGAGGGTATCGCAGTGATTCCATCGCTTCTATTACAACGACCTCTTACCTCTTAGGCTCCCTGCTTGTACGTAGCTATGATCAAGCAGAACGAGTCTACAAAGCGATGCGACTTCGCGGTTACGGTCAACATGCTTTTTATATTCATCCTTTTCAAAGCCAGCCCAAAGATTTATGGCTTTTTGCTGCTACGACAATGATAGCCCTTGCTTTTGCTTTTTTGGGCTATCCCTAA
- the cbiM gene encoding cobalt transporter CbiM: MHIPDGILPLSVSLAGYGLAAAGTAYALRKIGQQDDPRAGVPKAALFTAAFFVASLIHIPIPPTSVHLILGGLMGVMLGYYAMPAILIGLFFQATMFQHGGITTLGINACLVGIPALASHFLFQLRHRPSWRKNKTLLGVLGFLGGSVGVLLTTVMATFLLLTMLPAHLNNEVIRAGVYVMALSHLPLALIEGAITAMVVTFLLRVKPSLLDNP; the protein is encoded by the coding sequence ATGCACATTCCTGATGGGATCTTGCCCCTCTCTGTTTCCTTGGCTGGGTACGGACTTGCGGCAGCTGGAACGGCTTATGCGCTTCGTAAGATTGGTCAACAGGACGATCCTAGAGCTGGTGTTCCTAAGGCAGCGCTTTTTACAGCCGCCTTTTTTGTTGCTTCTCTCATTCATATTCCCATTCCACCTACCAGTGTTCACTTGATTCTTGGCGGGTTAATGGGTGTTATGCTTGGCTATTATGCGATGCCTGCTATTTTGATTGGATTGTTTTTTCAGGCTACAATGTTTCAACATGGTGGTATAACCACGTTAGGCATTAACGCTTGCCTTGTCGGCATTCCAGCCTTGGCAAGTCACTTTCTCTTTCAGTTACGCCATCGCCCTAGCTGGAGAAAAAACAAAACCCTTTTGGGTGTTTTAGGCTTTCTAGGCGGAAGCGTTGGTGTATTGCTGACAACGGTTATGGCGACTTTCTTGTTGCTAACGATGTTACCAGCTCATCTAAATAATGAAGTAATCCGAGCTGGCGTTTATGTTATGGCTTTATCTCATTTGCCTTTGGCATTGATTGAAGGTGCGATTACAGCCATGGTTGTAACTTTTTTGCTGCGTGTTAAGCCTTCTCTTCTCGATAATCCTTGA
- the gatY gene encoding tagatose-bisphosphate aldolase subunit GatY, which translates to MLLSTKHMLHQAQKKGYAVPAFNIHNLETALAVVQGAEAMQSPVILAATPGTLSFNGRPYITAIIKELAQQSKVPVTFHLDHHESFEDIRPSVDIGCRSVMIDASHDPFEENVRKVQEVVHYVQALGGTVEAELGRLGGMEEHISVKENEATLTDPLSAKEFVERTSIDSLAVAIGTAHGLYKAEPKLDFERLKAIRALVEVPLVLHGASGVPDQAIIRAVELGICKVNIATELKIPFTEALRDYLKAHPQESDPRKYFLPAKNAIQQVVQEKILLCGSQGKA; encoded by the coding sequence ATGCTCCTATCGACAAAACATATGCTGCACCAAGCCCAAAAAAAAGGCTATGCTGTTCCGGCTTTCAACATTCATAACTTAGAAACAGCGCTGGCCGTCGTACAAGGTGCCGAAGCCATGCAAAGTCCCGTGATTCTCGCTGCAACGCCTGGAACGCTCTCCTTTAATGGACGACCCTATATAACTGCCATTATCAAAGAACTAGCCCAACAAAGCAAAGTCCCCGTAACCTTTCACCTTGATCACCACGAAAGCTTTGAAGATATTCGCCCATCCGTCGATATAGGTTGCCGCTCTGTCATGATCGATGCTTCCCATGATCCTTTTGAAGAAAACGTAAGAAAAGTTCAAGAAGTCGTTCACTACGTACAAGCTCTAGGCGGTACTGTAGAAGCAGAACTGGGAAGACTCGGTGGCATGGAAGAACATATCAGTGTCAAAGAGAACGAAGCAACCCTAACGGATCCACTGTCAGCAAAGGAGTTTGTCGAGAGAACAAGCATTGACTCTCTTGCTGTGGCCATTGGAACAGCCCATGGCCTCTACAAAGCTGAACCGAAGCTTGACTTTGAACGACTCAAAGCGATCCGCGCACTAGTAGAAGTGCCTCTCGTTCTGCACGGTGCTTCTGGCGTACCTGACCAAGCGATTATCCGGGCTGTTGAGCTAGGCATATGCAAAGTCAACATAGCCACAGAACTAAAAATACCTTTTACAGAAGCTCTGCGAGACTACTTAAAGGCGCATCCGCAAGAAAGTGATCCCAGAAAATACTTTTTACCAGCGAAAAATGCAATTCAACAGGTGGTGCAAGAAAAGATCTTGCTTTGTGGAAGCCAAGGAAAAGCCTAA
- a CDS encoding chemotaxis protein CheB, with amino-acid sequence MHKGDVDHTNNTSENLWVLAIGASAGGLRVIQEVLSTLTPNEKLVVLVVQHLSPRYPSHLTSILKRASAMDVQEAVNNKIVEGGTIYVATPNHHIYLQGHRIVLDAQSEKVNFARPSIDVLFESTSEVFGARTIGLILSGTGSDGSNGIVTIKENGGFTIAQESTNSCYNAMPQNAINTGAIDFILPTNEISKVVSQIIEDPESVRKELTIDEHLEIIDLLRTHQKVDFFNYRRSTFKRRVRKRMTYLQLNSIKEYIDYLRNNPQELAELHNDLLINVTHFMRDDEAFASLRQNCLRSLVEKKDDGESLRIWSVGCSTGEEVYSVAFMVADLLEQTGKKLDVKIYATDIDEAAILEARRGLYIDAKMASLPEDYRKKFMTDYGDYCKVKKEIRSWIIFGVQDVISAPPIAKVDLVICRNLLIYFEKELQKKVLSKLHYAINPQGFLFLGKSETTSILPAYFKVIDRRWRIYQNQFASTHRVLPIRSRNNWIETAPSKVQQRDEHIREIVLENIPFPMIALNNHLHVLFYNRRAKEIFQGLGLIQPEGTIDGETIIFNILEEEKTQAFREAFHTGIVPTYEKVELPYRDSYRYYSLQAFLDERSKESTLVLLYCPIHKREEAYSLKANQKTHMERELNDALTLSEELQATVEELETTNEELQAANEELETTNEELEASNEELETINEELEATNEELETINEELDVRSIELQNVSNLKNSVLSCINVAVIAVDLEGIVMEWNPAAVHLFDIPVYRALQRNFFVLNVPPIFDDLRQYVERCAAGEEVNIIRTVATWQHKKLNIDYVPLLKDNVTVMGILIVAYDITEQYELQHQLQKALLKEHQLVEELAEAKTNAEKANHLKTQFIAELSHDLRGSLNVILGMSQLGIESCSEWQNLKNDDNELQLLFETTYKAAVSLNEVLTQVLELSAIELGKKTIENKVFSSAQLLEQINAVIAYKAKRAQIRYLEYDEVPSHCLIECDFSKTCQVLLNLLDNAIKYSKSGGEVSLQMKKEDDDLVLLVKDKGIGMSQETVEQIFNPFYRNRKVKAITGSGLGMAITEKMVKTMNGTIEIESEQGQGTTVTTRLPVRFLKKMEDKSNKSNPITQEMLRPNWLSKKVLIADDDRTSTVLCRQALMAIGSEVITASTVKEALEQAQKVQFDLLLMELQLSDGEGRDIISALSKEEAVPPKVVLVSRDAVEIQLSGEWQCYAQEVLAKPLSLEQFYALLWRMRE; translated from the coding sequence ATGCATAAAGGTGACGTAGACCATACAAATAATACTTCTGAAAATCTCTGGGTGCTTGCCATCGGTGCATCGGCAGGGGGATTGCGAGTTATTCAAGAAGTGTTAAGTACACTGACACCCAATGAAAAGCTCGTTGTACTAGTGGTGCAACATCTTTCTCCCCGCTATCCCTCACATTTGACATCCATCTTAAAAAGAGCTTCTGCGATGGATGTGCAAGAAGCGGTTAACAATAAGATTGTTGAAGGCGGAACCATCTATGTGGCTACGCCCAATCATCATATCTATTTACAAGGTCATCGAATCGTTCTAGATGCCCAATCAGAGAAAGTGAACTTTGCACGACCTTCCATCGATGTGCTTTTCGAATCAACATCTGAAGTTTTTGGTGCAAGAACGATAGGATTAATACTTTCAGGCACAGGTTCTGATGGTAGCAATGGAATTGTAACCATTAAAGAAAATGGCGGTTTTACCATTGCCCAGGAGTCTACCAATAGCTGCTATAATGCCATGCCTCAAAACGCGATTAACACAGGTGCCATAGACTTTATCTTACCTACCAATGAAATATCTAAAGTAGTATCCCAAATTATTGAAGATCCCGAGTCGGTACGGAAGGAACTGACCATCGATGAACACCTGGAAATCATCGATTTGTTGAGAACCCATCAAAAAGTAGACTTCTTTAACTATCGCCGATCTACTTTCAAACGGCGTGTGCGCAAAAGGATGACCTACCTTCAATTAAATAGCATCAAAGAATATATAGACTACTTGCGTAACAATCCTCAAGAGCTGGCAGAGCTTCATAACGATCTATTAATTAATGTAACGCACTTTATGCGAGATGATGAAGCCTTTGCATCTTTGCGCCAAAATTGCCTAAGATCGCTGGTTGAAAAAAAAGATGATGGAGAAAGTTTGCGAATCTGGTCTGTCGGCTGCTCTACAGGCGAAGAAGTTTATTCGGTAGCTTTTATGGTAGCTGACTTATTGGAGCAAACAGGAAAAAAACTAGATGTCAAAATTTACGCTACCGATATTGACGAAGCAGCTATCCTAGAAGCCCGACGAGGCTTGTATATAGATGCTAAAATGGCAAGCCTTCCTGAAGACTATCGAAAAAAATTCATGACGGATTATGGTGATTACTGCAAGGTAAAAAAAGAAATCCGCTCTTGGATCATTTTTGGTGTGCAAGATGTCATTTCTGCACCACCTATAGCCAAAGTTGATCTTGTTATTTGTCGCAATTTGCTGATCTATTTTGAAAAAGAATTGCAAAAAAAGGTATTGAGCAAACTGCACTATGCAATCAATCCTCAAGGCTTCCTTTTCCTTGGAAAGTCTGAAACCACATCTATTCTACCTGCTTACTTCAAGGTTATCGACAGACGTTGGCGGATTTATCAGAACCAGTTTGCCTCGACGCACCGAGTACTACCTATACGAAGTCGCAACAATTGGATAGAAACGGCGCCTAGCAAGGTGCAACAAAGGGATGAGCATATTCGTGAAATTGTACTAGAAAATATCCCCTTTCCAATGATTGCACTGAATAACCACTTACATGTACTTTTCTATAACCGTCGAGCCAAAGAAATCTTTCAAGGTCTTGGGTTGATTCAACCAGAAGGCACCATCGATGGAGAAACAATAATTTTCAACATCTTAGAAGAAGAAAAAACTCAAGCATTTCGAGAAGCCTTCCACACAGGGATAGTTCCAACCTATGAAAAAGTTGAATTACCCTATCGTGATAGCTATCGCTATTATTCTCTGCAAGCTTTCCTTGATGAAAGAAGCAAAGAGAGCACCCTCGTACTTCTCTATTGCCCCATACATAAAAGAGAGGAAGCCTACTCCCTAAAAGCAAATCAAAAGACCCATATGGAACGAGAGCTGAATGATGCTCTAACATTGAGTGAAGAATTGCAAGCGACTGTGGAAGAGCTAGAAACAACGAATGAAGAACTTCAAGCAGCCAATGAAGAATTAGAAACAACGAACGAAGAGCTAGAAGCATCGAATGAAGAATTAGAAACAATCAACGAAGAGCTTGAAGCGACCAATGAAGAGCTAGAGACCATCAACGAAGAACTTGATGTACGGTCCATTGAATTACAAAATGTTTCTAACTTAAAAAACAGTGTTCTCTCTTGCATCAATGTGGCTGTTATCGCTGTAGACTTAGAAGGCATTGTTATGGAATGGAATCCCGCCGCTGTTCATCTTTTTGATATTCCTGTCTATCGTGCTTTGCAGCGTAACTTTTTTGTGCTGAATGTACCACCGATTTTTGATGATCTACGCCAGTACGTAGAACGATGCGCCGCTGGTGAAGAAGTCAATATAATACGCACTGTTGCCACTTGGCAGCATAAAAAACTAAATATTGATTATGTGCCACTGCTCAAAGACAATGTTACCGTCATGGGTATCTTAATTGTGGCCTACGATATTACGGAGCAATATGAATTACAACATCAACTACAAAAGGCCCTGCTCAAAGAGCATCAATTGGTCGAAGAGCTGGCAGAAGCGAAGACCAATGCAGAAAAAGCCAATCACCTTAAGACACAGTTTATCGCCGAACTATCTCACGATCTGCGAGGATCCCTGAATGTCATTTTAGGCATGAGTCAACTGGGTATCGAATCTTGCAGTGAATGGCAGAACCTTAAAAACGATGACAATGAGTTACAACTTCTTTTTGAAACGACTTACAAAGCCGCCGTTAGCCTTAATGAAGTATTAACACAAGTCTTAGAATTGTCAGCCATAGAGCTAGGCAAAAAAACGATTGAGAACAAAGTCTTCTCTTCTGCACAACTGCTAGAACAAATTAATGCTGTAATTGCTTATAAAGCCAAACGTGCGCAAATCCGATACCTAGAATATGATGAAGTTCCCTCCCATTGTCTCATTGAATGCGATTTCTCCAAGACTTGTCAGGTTCTGCTTAATTTGCTTGACAATGCTATCAAATACTCCAAAAGCGGTGGAGAGGTATCTCTACAGATGAAAAAAGAAGACGACGACTTGGTCTTGTTGGTGAAAGACAAAGGCATCGGTATGTCTCAAGAAACAGTAGAGCAAATCTTTAACCCTTTTTATCGCAACAGAAAAGTAAAAGCCATCACCGGCTCAGGCCTAGGGATGGCGATTACAGAAAAAATGGTGAAAACCATGAATGGAACCATAGAAATTGAATCAGAGCAGGGACAGGGAACAACAGTGACAACCCGGCTTCCTGTACGTTTTCTGAAGAAAATGGAGGATAAATCAAATAAATCCAATCCAATTACACAAGAAATGTTGCGACCCAATTGGCTTAGCAAGAAAGTACTTATTGCCGATGATGACAGAACCTCAACGGTTCTTTGTCGTCAAGCATTAATGGCAATAGGCAGTGAAGTGATAACGGCTTCCACTGTAAAGGAAGCCCTAGAACAAGCTCAAAAAGTACAGTTTGATTTGCTCTTAATGGAACTACAGCTTTCTGACGGGGAAGGACGAGATATTATATCGGCATTATCCAAAGAAGAAGCAGTTCCTCCGAAAGTAGTCCTCGTAAGTCGAGATGCCGTAGAAATACAACTGTCTGGTGAATGGCAATGCTACGCCCAAGAGGTACTGGCCAAACCACTGTCCTTAGAACAATTTTATGCTTTGTTATGGAGAATGAGGGAATAA
- the pfkB gene encoding 1-phosphofructokinase: protein MILTLTLNPAVDTCYYVKTFQVNASNRSQRYYKTAGGKGLNVSRVLQQLGASVVATGFLGGLTGQFIAKELQKMALHSAFVPIKEDTRNCLAIVDEQGQQTELLEAGPTISPQEREQFLSLLTDLIEQEAIKVLTISGSLPGGLQKDFYKSIVEKAKAKKILTLVDTSGEAFSEAIKASPYLIKPNLSELEELLSKKIESEEDAAQALQELQTFGIENSILSLGAQGSMARCGNALYRVQIPSVEVKSPVGSGDAMIAGMAWAILRQECYEEMLRIGSTCGVVNAMNNKTGTLDMEQFSTIYRQIVVKRLQ, encoded by the coding sequence ATGATCTTGACCCTTACCTTAAATCCTGCTGTCGATACTTGCTACTATGTTAAGACTTTTCAAGTCAATGCTTCCAATCGCAGTCAGCGCTATTATAAAACAGCGGGAGGCAAAGGCCTTAATGTCTCAAGAGTGCTGCAGCAACTCGGAGCTTCCGTTGTGGCTACAGGATTTTTAGGTGGATTGACAGGTCAATTTATTGCAAAAGAACTACAAAAAATGGCCCTTCATTCTGCTTTTGTTCCTATTAAAGAAGACACAAGAAATTGCCTAGCCATCGTAGATGAACAGGGACAACAAACGGAGTTACTAGAAGCAGGCCCTACCATTTCCCCGCAAGAAAGGGAACAATTTTTGTCTTTGCTCACTGACTTGATCGAACAAGAGGCCATAAAAGTGCTTACTATATCAGGAAGCCTACCAGGAGGTTTACAAAAAGATTTTTACAAGAGCATTGTTGAGAAGGCGAAAGCAAAAAAAATTCTAACCCTTGTTGATACGAGTGGAGAAGCCTTTTCTGAAGCAATCAAAGCATCGCCCTATCTTATCAAACCCAATCTTTCAGAATTAGAAGAGCTTCTGTCCAAGAAAATCGAATCAGAAGAAGATGCTGCGCAGGCATTGCAAGAACTACAAACTTTTGGCATCGAAAATAGTATTCTTTCACTGGGAGCCCAGGGATCAATGGCTCGTTGTGGCAATGCGCTATACCGTGTACAGATTCCTTCTGTAGAGGTAAAAAGCCCTGTCGGTTCTGGTGATGCCATGATAGCGGGCATGGCTTGGGCGATTCTACGACAAGAATGCTACGAAGAAATGTTACGCATTGGCAGTACTTGTGGCGTTGTTAATGCAATGAATAACAAAACCGGAACGCTCGACATGGAACAATTTTCAACAATCTATAGGCAAATTGTGGTGAAAAGACTACAATAA